The genomic DNA CCGGTGAACACGGCCGCGTCGTCGACGGTGACCGCCCCGCGGGCCTCGCTGCTCGCGACGCCCGAGAGTCCCGCCGACGCTCCGGCGAGCAGAGGGCGGTCCCGCACGAACGTCTCCGACACCGCCGACACCCCCACCAGCAACTCTCCCGCCAGATACTGGGCGAGGTCGATGATGTGCGCCCCCAGGTCGCCGAGCGCACCGGAGCCGGCGTGTTCGCGCTCGAGTCGCCAGGTGAGGGGCGAATCAGGGTCGACCAGCCAGTCCTGGAGGTAGGTGGCCCGTACGTGCCGCAGGGCGCCGAGCCTGCCGTCGGCGATCAGCTTCCGTGCGAACGCGATCGCCGGCACCTTGCGGTAGTTGAAGCCGACCATCGCCACCTGACCGCGGGCCCTGGCCCGTTCCGCGGCCTCGGTCATGGCCTCCGCCTCGGCGACCGTGTTGGCGAGCGGCTTCTCGCACAGCACGTGCTTGCCGGCCTCCAGGGCGGCGATGGCGATCTCCGCATGGCTGTCGCCGGGGGTGCAGATGTCGACGAGTTGGACGTCGTCCCGGGCGATCAGGGCGCGCCAGTCGGTCTCCGCCGCCGCCCAGCCGTGCCGTTCGGCGGCGGCGGTGACCGCCGTACGGTCGCGTCCGCAGATCGCGGCGAGAGCCGGTCGCATCGGCAGATCGAAGACGTGTCCTGCGGTGCGCCACCCCTGGGAGTGGGCGGCACCCATGAACGCGTATCCGACCATGCCGACCCCGAGCGTCGCCGCCGGCTCTGTCGACGGCGGCGCTTCGGCTTCCTGCTCCGTCTCTTCCCTACGGGCCATCCGGGCTTCCTCCTCGTCGGTCGTTCGGTGGGGGCGGCAGGAGGGTCAGCACCCTCCTGGACTGCGGATCAGCTGAAGCCCGTCGGCAGGTACTGGTCGATGTTGTCCTTGGTGACGACGGCGGAGTAGAGCGTGAGGCTGGTCGGGATCTCCAGTTCGGAGAGGCCGCCGATGCCCTTGCCCTGGCCGAGTGCGCGCGCCAGGTCGATGGCGGACGCGGCCATCGTCGGCGGGTAGAGGACGGTGGCCTTCAGGACGCTGTTGTCGGCCTTGATGGCGTCCATCGCGGACTTGGCGCCCGCGCCACCGACCATCAGGAACTCGTCCCGGCCGGCCTGCTGGATGGCCCGCAGCGCGCCGACACCCTGGTCGTCGTCGTGGTTCCACAGAGCGTCGAACTTCTTCTGCGCCTGCAGGAGTTGAGCCATCTTCGCCTGGCCGGACTCGACGGTGAACTCGGCGGCCTGCCGGGCGACCAGCTTGACGTTGGGGTAGTTCTTGAGCGCGTCGGCGAAGCCCTGGCTGCGCTGCTTGGTGAGCTCCAGGTTGTCGATGCCCGCGAGTTCGACGACCTTGGCGTTCGGCTTGTCCTTGAGCTTTT from Streptomyces sp. NBC_01707 includes the following:
- a CDS encoding Gfo/Idh/MocA family protein: MARREETEQEAEAPPSTEPAATLGVGMVGYAFMGAAHSQGWRTAGHVFDLPMRPALAAICGRDRTAVTAAAERHGWAAAETDWRALIARDDVQLVDICTPGDSHAEIAIAALEAGKHVLCEKPLANTVAEAEAMTEAAERARARGQVAMVGFNYRKVPAIAFARKLIADGRLGALRHVRATYLQDWLVDPDSPLTWRLEREHAGSGALGDLGAHIIDLAQYLAGELLVGVSAVSETFVRDRPLLAGASAGLSGVASSEARGAVTVDDAAVFTGRLASGALASFEATRMAAGRKNALRLELNGESGSLAFDLERLNELSFHDHTEPAVTAGFRRILVTEPEHPYLEAWWPPGHALGYEHTFIHQARDLVRTIAEGTDPVPSFADGLQVQRVLAAVEESAEKNSVHTPVQL
- a CDS encoding substrate-binding domain-containing protein, giving the protein MPETSRRGLLFGTAAVSAGALLTACTSNEPKKSQTAQSNQPAADDKPGKPVTIGFAGPQADHGWLNAINENAKSQAEKYSEVTLEITEGSNDTAAQIGQVKTLINKKVDVLVILPADGKALTQVGLEAMKAGIPVINLDRIFASPQAYRCWVGGDNYGMGLNAGTYIGEKLKDKPNAKVVELAGIDNLELTKQRSQGFADALKNYPNVKLVARQAAEFTVESGQAKMAQLLQAQKKFDALWNHDDDQGVGALRAIQQAGRDEFLMVGGAGAKSAMDAIKADNSVLKATVLYPPTMAASAIDLARALGQGKGIGGLSELEIPTSLTLYSAVVTKDNIDQYLPTGFS